In Arthrobacter sp. SLBN-112, a genomic segment contains:
- a CDS encoding SGNH/GDSL hydrolase family protein, producing the protein MVPESLLPDLGRRVFVALGDSFTEGVGDRDERLPNGVRGWADRVAEKLAKAQPGWKYANLAIRSKRLRHIIDEQLEPALRMRPTLITLYAGGNDLLDLKTDMVALMVDYDQFVAKLAGTGATVVLFTGFDVKVSALLEPLKKRNTYYNQRVRDIAAKHGALLVDYWCLDAFHDRRMWDSDRLHMSKAGHKYLAGQVLDQLGVPHKIKRKDWEPPVRLSLREWEQQQRRWVHDWVLPLFGRKLRGVTLGDTLTPRWPEPVKVPRKGLKKLTSETPDGGAAP; encoded by the coding sequence GTGGTGCCTGAATCCTTGCTTCCTGACTTGGGGCGGCGGGTTTTTGTTGCCCTTGGGGACTCCTTCACCGAAGGGGTGGGGGACCGGGACGAGCGGCTGCCGAACGGGGTCCGCGGGTGGGCCGACCGGGTGGCCGAGAAACTGGCCAAGGCGCAGCCCGGCTGGAAGTACGCCAACCTGGCCATCAGGAGCAAACGGCTGCGTCACATCATCGACGAGCAGCTGGAACCAGCGCTTCGGATGCGGCCCACGTTGATCACGCTCTACGCCGGCGGCAACGACCTCCTGGACCTGAAGACGGACATGGTGGCGCTGATGGTGGACTACGACCAATTCGTCGCCAAACTGGCCGGCACCGGGGCCACGGTGGTCCTGTTTACCGGGTTCGACGTCAAGGTTTCGGCGTTGCTGGAGCCACTGAAGAAGCGCAACACCTACTACAACCAGCGGGTGCGGGACATCGCGGCGAAGCACGGTGCCCTGCTGGTGGATTACTGGTGCCTGGACGCTTTCCATGACCGCCGGATGTGGGACTCGGACCGGCTCCACATGTCCAAGGCCGGGCACAAATACCTCGCCGGGCAGGTGCTGGACCAGTTGGGCGTGCCGCACAAAATCAAGCGCAAGGACTGGGAACCGCCGGTCCGGCTGAGCCTGCGCGAATGGGAGCAGCAGCAGCGGCGCTGGGTCCACGATTGGGTCCTGCCGCTGTTCGGCCGCAAACTCCGCGGCGTCACGCTGGGGGACACGCTCACCCCGCGCTGGCCCGAGCCGGTGAAGGTGCCGCGCAAGGGTTTGAAGAAGCTTACGTCGGAAACGCCCGACGGCGGCGCCGCGCCTTAG
- a CDS encoding ABC transporter ATP-binding protein, with amino-acid sequence MPVLNAQDLTLKYDQRCVVDRLSIRIPEGKVTMIVGANACGKSTLLRGLSRLLKPASGAVTLDGKDIHARPARELARTLGLLPQHPAAPDGITVRDLVGRGRYPHQGFFRSWSEKDDAAVQRALQATGTLELAGREVDELSGGQRQRAWIAMALAQETDVLLLDEPTTYLDLAHQVEVLDLVTDLNRTRGTTVAIVLHDLNLAARYADHVIAMKGGAVTAAGAPGDVVTEGLVRDVFGLESRVIPDPVSGTPLIIPIGRHHATANELEPVS; translated from the coding sequence GTGCCCGTTCTGAACGCCCAGGACCTGACGCTGAAATACGACCAACGCTGCGTGGTGGACCGGCTCAGCATCCGGATTCCCGAAGGCAAGGTGACCATGATCGTCGGTGCGAACGCCTGCGGAAAGTCCACCCTGCTGCGCGGCCTGTCCCGGCTCCTCAAACCCGCGTCCGGAGCCGTGACCCTGGACGGCAAGGACATCCACGCACGGCCGGCCCGGGAATTGGCCCGCACCCTTGGCCTGCTTCCCCAGCATCCCGCCGCCCCGGACGGAATCACGGTCCGGGACCTGGTGGGCCGCGGCCGCTACCCGCACCAAGGCTTCTTCCGGAGCTGGAGCGAAAAAGACGACGCCGCCGTGCAGCGCGCGCTGCAAGCCACCGGGACGCTGGAACTCGCCGGCCGTGAGGTGGATGAGCTGTCCGGCGGCCAGCGGCAGCGGGCCTGGATCGCCATGGCGCTGGCGCAGGAAACGGACGTGCTGCTGTTGGACGAACCCACCACGTACCTTGACCTTGCCCACCAGGTGGAGGTTTTGGACCTCGTGACGGACCTGAACCGGACGCGCGGCACCACCGTGGCCATCGTCCTGCACGATCTCAATCTCGCCGCGCGCTACGCGGACCACGTCATCGCCATGAAGGGCGGCGCCGTAACGGCCGCGGGCGCCCCCGGCGACGTGGTGACCGAAGGCCTGGTCCGCGATGTCTTCGGCCTGGAGAGCCGCGTCATCCCGGATCCCGTCTCCGGTACCCCGCTCATCATTCCCATCGGCCGCCACCACGCCACAGCCAACGAACTGGAGCCCGTCTCATGA
- a CDS encoding YciI family protein, whose translation MYVVSLTYRVPQEIVDFHNEAHMAWLQKAFDDGVFIAAGRKIPRTGGLLLSQAERATLDASLALDPFYSNGVADFEVLEFHAGRVAPGYENLLDSPPAETS comes from the coding sequence ATGTATGTTGTCTCCCTCACCTACCGCGTGCCCCAGGAGATCGTCGACTTCCACAACGAGGCCCACATGGCCTGGCTGCAGAAGGCGTTCGACGACGGTGTGTTCATCGCCGCGGGCCGCAAGATTCCCCGCACGGGCGGATTGTTGTTGTCGCAGGCCGAGCGCGCCACCCTCGACGCCAGCCTGGCGCTTGACCCGTTCTACTCCAACGGGGTGGCCGATTTCGAGGTGCTGGAGTTCCACGCCGGCCGTGTGGCGCCAGGGTATGAAAACCTGCTGGACAGCCCGCCCGCAGAAACCAGCTAA
- a CDS encoding siderophore-interacting protein yields MKTRETAATQPMSVAFDVSVTSVRELSPNFRRITFGGYSLRGFGVHGDTLDLRIKLLIPSVAADGAELPLPAFNTSQAGWYRDWLAMDPDVRGAMRTYTVREARLDAVYPEIEVDFALHGDHRGQPQEASGPAANWAVNAKPGDALTIIGPNNRAAHCVTAETYSGIEWRPGLAQRILLAGDETAVPAISAILETLPPYMSGHAFLEVQQAADFLELSSPADIEITWLARGAAIGRSRLHGQLLQEAVRKAVPVPGWVGITADDGGAGPEPEDVNVDVDILWETPARMETAGIAASRNPHRPVGAMPFYAWIAGEAAVIRDLRRYLVREVGIDRKQVAFMGYWRQGKAEG; encoded by the coding sequence ATGAAGACCCGCGAAACCGCCGCCACCCAGCCGATGAGCGTGGCCTTCGACGTCAGTGTCACCTCGGTCCGCGAACTCAGCCCCAACTTCCGCAGGATCACCTTCGGCGGGTACTCGCTGCGAGGTTTCGGCGTCCACGGGGACACGCTTGACCTCCGGATCAAACTGCTGATTCCCTCCGTTGCCGCCGACGGAGCGGAACTGCCGCTTCCGGCGTTCAACACCAGCCAGGCGGGCTGGTACCGGGATTGGCTGGCCATGGACCCGGACGTCCGCGGCGCCATGCGCACCTACACGGTCCGGGAGGCCCGGCTGGACGCGGTGTACCCGGAGATCGAAGTTGACTTCGCCCTGCACGGCGATCACCGCGGGCAGCCGCAGGAAGCCTCCGGGCCGGCCGCGAACTGGGCCGTGAACGCCAAACCGGGCGACGCCCTTACCATCATCGGGCCCAACAACCGCGCCGCGCACTGCGTCACCGCGGAGACCTATTCCGGCATCGAATGGCGGCCCGGGCTGGCTCAGCGCATCCTGCTCGCCGGCGACGAAACCGCCGTCCCTGCCATCTCGGCGATCCTGGAAACCCTTCCGCCGTACATGAGCGGTCACGCTTTCCTGGAAGTTCAGCAGGCTGCGGACTTCCTGGAGCTCAGCTCGCCGGCGGACATCGAGATCACCTGGCTGGCCCGGGGTGCCGCCATCGGCAGGTCCAGGCTGCACGGCCAGTTGCTGCAGGAGGCCGTGCGCAAGGCCGTCCCCGTGCCGGGCTGGGTAGGCATCACAGCGGACGACGGCGGCGCCGGGCCGGAGCCGGAAGACGTCAACGTTGACGTGGACATCCTTTGGGAAACGCCGGCCCGGATGGAAACAGCCGGTATCGCCGCCTCCAGGAATCCGCATCGACCCGTCGGCGCCATGCCCTTCTACGCCTGGATCGCCGGTGAAGCGGCAGTCATCCGGGACCTGCGCCGGTACCTTGTCCGCGAGGTGGGCATTGACCGGAAACAGGTGGCCTTCATGGGGTACTGGCGGCAGGGCAAAGCCGAGGGGTAG
- a CDS encoding FAD:protein FMN transferase — protein MQRTSSPVPAETDTPALKARTFECMGTVISLTMPVGIAAEGQPRLDELAAATAVVERLFRDLDETFSLYRPDSEASRLARGELTLRTASVRMRERYAEAHEWRLRTEGAFTPERPDGVLDLSGIIKGHAIREAGTTLLALGRRDWCLNAGGDVLVSGSPRPGSSEPWKTGIVDPADRQTLITGYALGAGGPHSAVATSGSAERGEHIWRVGGGAGFVQVSVAAADIVTADVLATAIISGGTPVLNLATDNWDVAVLAIRPDGSMLATPAFQSA, from the coding sequence ATGCAGCGCACCTCTAGCCCCGTGCCGGCGGAAACGGACACCCCGGCCCTGAAAGCCCGCACCTTTGAGTGCATGGGTACCGTCATCAGCCTGACCATGCCCGTCGGCATCGCCGCGGAAGGGCAGCCACGGCTTGACGAGCTCGCGGCCGCCACCGCCGTCGTCGAACGCCTCTTCCGGGACCTCGACGAAACCTTCAGCCTGTACCGCCCCGATTCCGAGGCGAGCCGGCTGGCCCGCGGCGAACTGACGCTGCGGACCGCCTCGGTCCGAATGCGGGAACGGTACGCCGAGGCGCATGAATGGCGGCTGCGCACGGAAGGCGCCTTCACTCCCGAGCGGCCGGACGGCGTCCTGGACCTTTCCGGCATCATCAAGGGCCACGCGATCCGCGAGGCCGGAACCACCCTCCTGGCGTTGGGCCGCCGCGACTGGTGCCTCAACGCGGGCGGGGACGTGCTGGTCAGCGGCTCGCCCCGGCCCGGCAGCTCCGAACCGTGGAAGACCGGCATCGTGGATCCGGCGGACCGGCAGACCCTCATCACCGGGTACGCGCTTGGAGCGGGTGGGCCGCACAGTGCGGTTGCAACCTCCGGCTCGGCGGAGCGGGGCGAGCACATCTGGCGGGTGGGCGGGGGCGCCGGGTTTGTCCAGGTCAGCGTGGCTGCGGCGGACATCGTCACCGCGGATGTGCTGGCCACGGCCATTATCTCCGGCGGAACGCCAGTGCTGAACCTGGCCACAGACAACTGGGACGTTGCCGTCCTGGCGATCCGCCCCGACGGCTCCATGCTGGCGACTCCGGCTTTCCAGTCCGCCTGA
- a CDS encoding FMN-binding protein, producing MKIRGIAAAAFASAGILLAGWQAGTQVSGISTVATGTTAAGTTGATGTGSSGAGSSGATGSSSTSGSSGSTASGIYKGTAVQTRFGPVQVQITVANGKITDVTALQLTNTDGKSIQISNRAAPLLRSEALAAQSASIKTISGATVTSSAYVTSLQAAIDAAHL from the coding sequence GTGAAAATACGCGGAATAGCCGCTGCCGCCTTCGCCTCCGCCGGGATTCTCCTGGCGGGCTGGCAGGCAGGCACGCAGGTATCGGGCATCAGCACCGTTGCAACGGGCACGACGGCGGCAGGCACCACGGGTGCCACCGGCACCGGCTCATCCGGGGCGGGTTCCTCCGGCGCAACAGGCTCCTCCAGCACTTCCGGGTCCTCGGGTTCAACCGCCTCCGGTATCTACAAGGGAACCGCCGTCCAGACCAGGTTCGGTCCCGTGCAGGTCCAGATCACGGTGGCGAACGGCAAGATCACGGACGTCACTGCCCTCCAGCTGACCAACACCGACGGCAAGTCGATCCAGATCAGCAACCGTGCGGCACCCCTGCTCCGCAGCGAGGCGCTGGCTGCCCAGTCGGCCAGCATCAAGACCATCAGCGGCGCCACCGTCACCAGCAGCGCCTACGTCACCTCACTCCAGGCAGCCATCGATGCAGCGCACCTCTAG
- a CDS encoding MarR family transcriptional regulator: MTEPRWLNADERRAWLALVSINTLLPAALDTRLHTAGKLSLFDYTVLAMLSEAEDRFLPMSELAARSSASLSRLSHVVTKLQKRGWVERRPHPHDARVTTAHLTEEGMATIVGLAPRHVEDVRDLFLDALTEQDVLDLARIGEKVVGRLDTDHWILRETKG; encoded by the coding sequence ATGACGGAACCCCGATGGCTCAACGCAGACGAACGCCGTGCCTGGCTGGCGCTGGTGAGCATCAACACCCTGCTGCCTGCGGCCCTTGACACCAGGCTGCACACCGCGGGGAAACTGTCCCTCTTCGATTACACCGTGCTGGCCATGCTCTCCGAAGCCGAAGACCGGTTCCTGCCCATGAGTGAGCTTGCCGCCCGCAGCAGCGCCTCCCTGTCCCGCCTCTCCCACGTGGTGACGAAGCTGCAGAAGCGTGGCTGGGTGGAACGCCGGCCGCACCCCCATGACGCAAGGGTGACCACCGCCCACCTCACCGAGGAAGGCATGGCCACGATCGTTGGCCTGGCGCCCCGCCACGTCGAGGACGTCCGTGACCTCTTCCTCGATGCCCTGACCGAACAGGACGTCCTGGACCTGGCGCGGATCGGCGAAAAAGTCGTTGGGCGACTGGACACGGACCACTGGATCCTGCGCGAAACCAAGGGCTGA
- a CDS encoding SGNH/GDSL hydrolase family protein: MDFTSRFVALGDSFTEGVGDDDPARPNGVRGWADRVAEQLCAADPGFGYANLAIRGRKLRQILAEQVDAAVELKPTLVSIYAGANDILRPRVDIDELLVEYNDAVGRLAATGATVVMFTGFDARGSKVFGTMRGRTAIYNELVRGIAGDHGALLVDYWRFSEYYDWGMWAHDRMHMSAAGHANMAKRVLEVLKYDHSIDIPPMTPVPDLSGRDALRANAQWFREYAAPWVVRRVTGKSSGDNLRPKYPQLTRL; this comes from the coding sequence ATGGATTTCACTTCCCGGTTCGTGGCCCTGGGCGATTCTTTTACTGAAGGCGTTGGCGACGACGACCCCGCACGCCCCAACGGTGTCCGCGGCTGGGCCGACCGCGTGGCTGAACAACTCTGCGCCGCCGATCCCGGCTTCGGTTACGCCAACCTCGCCATCCGCGGCAGGAAGCTCCGCCAGATCCTCGCCGAGCAGGTGGATGCCGCCGTCGAACTCAAGCCCACACTGGTGAGCATCTATGCGGGCGCCAATGACATCCTTCGCCCGCGGGTAGACATCGACGAACTGCTGGTGGAGTACAACGACGCCGTCGGCAGGCTGGCTGCCACCGGAGCCACCGTGGTGATGTTCACCGGTTTCGACGCCCGGGGTTCCAAGGTTTTCGGCACCATGCGCGGCCGGACCGCAATCTACAACGAGCTGGTCCGCGGCATTGCGGGGGACCACGGTGCGCTGCTGGTGGATTACTGGCGCTTCAGCGAGTACTACGACTGGGGCATGTGGGCCCACGACCGGATGCACATGTCCGCTGCGGGCCACGCCAACATGGCCAAGCGTGTGCTCGAGGTCCTCAAATATGACCACTCCATCGATATCCCGCCCATGACGCCGGTCCCTGATCTCAGCGGCAGGGATGCGCTCCGCGCCAATGCCCAATGGTTCCGGGAGTATGCGGCACCGTGGGTGGTGCGCCGCGTTACCGGCAAGTCGTCCGGGGACAATCTTCGGCCCAAATATCCGCAGCTGACGCGCCTGTAG
- a CDS encoding iron chelate uptake ABC transporter family permease subunit produces MFFVSVLLGSYTVTIPDFFTIVTNHLTGGPKIPGASFIVMENKLPHAVIGTMIGVAFGLAGALFQTMLRNPLASPDVIGISSGASAAAVVAIVVFGASGVTVSGAALAGALAVAVLIYAISSGRNRGPGRGNAAGNRLVLAGVGIAAALQAVVSFLMTRADIRTAADALVWLNGSLNSANWGRAGVLFLALAALVPAVVFIAGPLRILELGDDAAAGLGLRVAGTRLAVVVIAVSLAAVATAAAGPVAFVAFLAGPIARRFTGKPGLPASALVGALIVLAADYFAANLAPLLLDGTVLPVGVVTGALGAPFLLWLLVTANRKDA; encoded by the coding sequence ATGTTTTTCGTGTCCGTCCTGCTGGGAAGCTATACGGTCACCATCCCGGACTTCTTCACAATCGTCACCAACCACCTGACCGGCGGACCCAAAATCCCCGGCGCCAGCTTCATCGTGATGGAGAACAAGCTTCCGCACGCCGTCATCGGAACCATGATCGGTGTTGCGTTCGGACTGGCCGGCGCACTGTTCCAGACGATGCTCCGCAACCCGCTGGCCAGCCCCGACGTTATTGGCATCAGCTCCGGAGCCAGTGCCGCAGCCGTTGTTGCCATCGTTGTCTTCGGCGCGTCCGGTGTCACGGTGTCCGGGGCGGCGCTGGCCGGTGCGCTCGCCGTAGCCGTCCTCATCTATGCGATCTCCAGCGGCAGGAACCGCGGGCCCGGCCGGGGGAACGCCGCAGGGAACCGCCTTGTCCTGGCCGGGGTGGGCATCGCCGCCGCCCTGCAGGCGGTGGTCAGTTTCCTGATGACCCGCGCCGACATCCGTACCGCCGCCGACGCCCTGGTCTGGCTGAACGGCTCGCTCAACTCCGCCAACTGGGGCCGCGCCGGCGTCCTGTTCCTGGCGCTCGCGGCCCTGGTTCCCGCCGTCGTGTTCATCGCCGGGCCGTTGCGCATCCTGGAGCTGGGAGATGACGCCGCCGCCGGACTGGGACTCCGCGTCGCCGGCACCCGCCTGGCCGTGGTGGTCATCGCGGTATCGCTGGCGGCGGTGGCGACGGCGGCTGCCGGGCCGGTCGCCTTCGTCGCCTTCCTGGCCGGACCCATCGCCCGCCGCTTTACCGGCAAACCCGGCCTGCCGGCGTCGGCCTTGGTGGGTGCCCTGATTGTCCTCGCGGCGGACTACTTCGCCGCCAACCTCGCCCCGCTGCTGCTGGATGGAACCGTCCTGCCGGTGGGAGTGGTCACCGGCGCGCTCGGTGCCCCGTTCCTGCTGTGGCTCCTGGTCACAGCCAACCGAAAGGACGCCTGA